The following coding sequences lie in one Danio rerio strain Tuebingen ecotype United States chromosome 3, GRCz12tu, whole genome shotgun sequence genomic window:
- the mybpc2a gene encoding myosin binding protein Ca isoform X3, which produces MPEPKKPAAKEEAPPAEHVPGEESQMSEISGLFVERPQTVAAIKGKDVTFVAKVDSSQMLRKPAVKWFKGKWLDLASKAGKHLQFKETYDRNTKIYTYEMTIVKVVDGDAGGYRCEVTSKDKCDTSAFDVTVEAAEETQQTNILEAFKRSGDAGEDAGDLDFSALLKKRERKQKEEPEVDVDVWEILKNAKPCDYEKIAFEYGITDLRGMLTRLKKMKKGEPKKSDAFLKKLDPAYSVEKGKKIQLSVELTDPNAQVKWLKNGQEIKPSAKYVFESVGGIRKLTINKCTLADDAAYECVVGEEKSFTEVFIQEPPVTITKMLDDAHVVEGDKVEFEVEVSDEGANVKWMKDGVELSRDGKYRFKKDGTKHWLIINEATTEDIGTYYVYTSGGESKAELEVEERELEVLQSIADLTVKAAEQAVFKCEVSDEKVTGKWFKDGVEVVASDRIKMSHIGRTHKLVISDVKPEDAGDYTFVPDGYALSLSAKLNFLEIKIDYVPRQEPPKIHLDATGSMVNKNTIIVVAGNKLRFDVDITGEPPPTVAWKKGDMEISQAEGRVRVETRKALSCFVIEGAERSDEGLYHITVTNPAGEDKADVFVKIVDVPDPPENVKCLGVGEDSASIEWEPPKFDGGVPVKGYLMERKKKGSSRWTKLNFDIYESTTYEAKKMIEGVFYEMRVFAVNGIGISQPSANSQPFMPIAPTSEPTRLTVDDITDGTCALKWLPPERIGAGGLDGYFIEYCVEGATEWVKANETPVEKNSFRVRGLPVGEKMLFRVTAVNRAGLSPWAVLAQAVTIREIVESPKIRLPRHLRTKFIRQVGEKVNLVIPFQGKPRPMVTWLKDGAPVDTGLVNIRTSDKDTILFIRQSAREHSGLYTLCVQIENMKDKANLEIQIVDKPGPPMAVTVTDVWGFNAALEWKPPKDNGNTDIIGYTVQKADKKTKEWFTVLEHNRRPSCTVSDLVMGNEYFFRIFSENICGMSEEAGLSKNTAVIAKTGLQYKPQPYKEKDMNSSPKFITPLVDRSVVAGYSAAISCAVRGCPKPKIIWMKNKMIIGEDPKFLMQNNQGVLTLNIRKPSLFDCGKYTCKAINDLGEDEVECRLEVRVVTEKEEAKK; this is translated from the exons AACATGTCCCAGGAGAAGAGTCTCAGATGTCTGAGATAAGTGGTCTGTTTGTGGAGAGGCCTCAGACTGTCGCTGCCATTAAAG GGAAGGATGTCACATTTGTGGCTAAGGTGGACTCCTCTCAGATGTTAAGAAAGCCAGCCGTTAAGTGGTTTAAGGGGAAATGGCTGGATCTGGCCAGCAAGGCTGGAAAACACTTGCAGTTCAAAGAAACCTATGACAGGAACACAAAG atttaCACCTATGAGATGACCATCGTTAAGGTCGTAGATGGAGATGCTGGAGGTTATCGCTGTGAGGTCACGTCCAAAGACAAGTGTGACACCAGCGCATTTGATGTTACTGTCGAAG CTGCTGAGGAGACACAGCAAACAAACATTTTGGAGGCGTTCAAGCGATC GGGAGATGCAGGAGAGGATGCAGGTGACCTGGACTTCAGTGCTTTACTCAAGAAAAG GGAGAGGAAGCAGAAGGAGGAGCCTGAGGTGGATGTGGATGTGTGGGAGATTTTGAAAAATGCCAAACCATGTGATTATGAGAAGATTGCCTTTGAGTACGGCATCACTGATCTAAGAGGCATGCTTACAAGATTGAAGAAGATGAAGAAGGGGGAGCCCAAAAAAAGTGATG CTTTCCTAAAGAAGTTGGATCCTGCTTACTCTGTGGAAAAAGGAAAGAAGATACAGCTTAGCGTGGAGCTGACTGACCCTAATGCTCAAGTCAAATGGCTGAAAAATGGACAGGAGATCAAACCTTCGGCCAA ATATGTCTTTGAGAGTGTGGGTGGCATCCGCAAGCTCACTATAAACAAGTGCACCCTCGCTGATGATGCCGCGTACGAATGTGTGGTGGGAGAGGAGAAGAGTTTCACTGAGGTCTTTATCCAAG AACCGCCTGTCACCATCACTAAGATGTTGGATGATGCCCATGTGGTGGAGGGAGATAAAGTGGAGTTTGAGGTTGAAGTGTCTGACGAGGGAGCCAATGTCAAATG GATGAAGGATGGTGTGGAACTGAGCCGAGATGGAAAGTATCGCTTTAAGAAAGATGGGACAAAGCACTGGCTCATCATCAATGAAGCAACCACAGAGGACATCGGGACATACTATGTGTACACCAGCGGAGGGGAGTCCAAGGCAGAGCTTGAAGTGGAAG agagagAACTGGAAGTTTTGCAAAGTATAGCTGATCTGACAGTGAAGGCAGCAGAACAGGCCGTCTTCAAATGTGAAGTTTCTGATGAGAAAGTGACTGGCAAGTGGTTCAAGGATGGGGTTGAGGTTGTCGCCAGTGACCGCATCAAAATGTCACACATTGGCAG gacTCACAAGCTGGTTATCAGTGATGTAAAACCTGAGGACGCAGGAGATTACACGTTTGTGCCAGATGGCTATGCTCTTTCTCTTTCTGCCAAACTCAACTTCTTGG AGATCAAGATTGATTACGTTCCACGTCAAG AACCACCAAAAATTCACCTGGACGCCACCGGCAGCATGGTCAACAAAAACACCATTATCGTCGTTGCCGGAAACAAGCTCCGCTTTGACGTTGACATCACAGGCGAGCCCCCTCCCACTGTCGCATGGAAAAAAGGAGACATG GAGATTTCACAAGCAGAAGGACGCGTGAGAGTAGAGACCAGGAAGGCTTTGAGCTGTTTTGTTATTGAAGGGGCTGAAAGATCTGACGAGGGCCTCTATCATATCACTGTAACCAACCCAGCAGGAGAGGACAAGGCTGACGTTTTTGTTAAGATAGTTG ATGTGCCTGATCCACCAGAGAATGTGAAGTGTTTGGGAGTGGGAGAAGATTCTGCTTCTATTGAGTGGGAGCCACCCAAATTTGATGGTGGTGTTCCAGTGAAAG GTTACCTGATGGAGAGGAAGAAGAAGGGCTCCTCCAGGTGGACAAAGCTGAACTTTGACATCTACGAGTCCACAACCTACGAAGCTAAGAAGATGATTGAGGGTGTGTTCTATGAGATGAGGGTGTTTGCCGTTAATGGTATTGGCATCTCCCAGCCCAGCGCCAATTCTCAACCCTTCATGCCCATCG CTCCAACTAGTGAACCAACTCGCCTGACAGTGGACGACATTACAGATGGCACCTGTGCTCTAAAATGGCTTCCCCCTGAGAGGATTGGAGCTGGTGGTCTCGACGGTTACTTCATTGAATATTGTGTCGAGGGAG CCACTGAGTGGGTGAAGGCCAACGAGACACCCGTTGAGAAGAATAGTTTCAGGGTCAGAGGGCTGCCTGTTGGAGAAAAGATGCTGTTCAGGGTGACAGCTGTGAACAGGGCTGGCCTTAGCCCTTGGGCTGTGCTGGCGCAAGCTGTCACCATTCGGGAGATTGTTG AGAGTCCTAAAATCCGTCTCCCACGGCATCTCAGGACTAAGTTCATCAGACAAGTGGGTGAGAAGGTCAACCTTGTCATTCCTTTCCAG GGCAAACCCCGTCCGATGGTGACCTGGCTGAAGGATGGCGCACCAGTAGACACTGGGCTGGTGAATATCCGCACAAGTGACAAGGACACCATCCTGTTCATCAGGCAGTCAGCCAGAGAGCACTCTGGTCTGTACACCCTGTGCGTGCAGATTGAGAACATGAAGGACAAAGCAAATCTTGAAATCCAGATTGTAG ACAAGCCTGGGCCACCAATGGCTGTCACAGTCACTGATGTTTGGGGCTTCAATGCTGCTTTGGAGTGGAAGCCTCCAAAAGACAATGGCAACACTGATATTATTGGCTATACCGTCCAGAAGGCTGACAAGAAAACCAAG GAGTGGTTTACGGTTCTTGAACACAATCGCAGGCCGAGCTGCACTGTGTCTGATCTGGTGATGGGGAACGAGTACTTCTTCCGTATTTTCAGCGAGAACATCTGTGGCATGAGTGaggaagctggcctcagcaaaAACACAGCTGTCATCGCCAAAACAG GTCTTCAATACAAACCCCAACCCTACAAGGAAAAAGACATGAACAGCTCTCCGAAGTTTATCACTCCTCTGGTGGACAGGTCTGTTGTGGCAGGTTACAGCGCTGCCATCAGCTGTGCCGTCCGTGGGTGCCCGAAA CCAAAGATTATATGGATGAAAAATAAGATGATTATTGGAGAGGATCCAAAGTTTCTCATGCAGAATAACCAGGGTGTGCTGACTTTAAACATCCGTAAGCCCAGCTTGTTTGATTGCGGAAAGTATACATGCAAAGCCATCAACGACCTAGGAGAGGATGAAGTGGAGTGCAGGCTGGAGGTTCGAG tcgTAA
- the mybpc2a gene encoding myosin binding protein Ca isoform X2 has protein sequence MPEPKKPVYTFSLTLPVEHVPGEESQMSEISGLFVERPQTVAAIKGKDVTFVAKVDSSQMLRKPAVKWFKGKWLDLASKAGKHLQFKETYDRNTKIYTYEMTIVKVVDGDAGGYRCEVTSKDKCDTSAFDVTVEAAEETQQTNILEAFKRSGDAGEDAGDLDFSALLKKRERKQKEEPEVDVDVWEILKNAKPCDYEKIAFEYGITDLRGMLTRLKKMKKGEPKKSDAFLKKLDPAYSVEKGKKIQLSVELTDPNAQVKWLKNGQEIKPSAKYVFESVGGIRKLTINKCTLADDAAYECVVGEEKSFTEVFIQEPPVTITKMLDDAHVVEGDKVEFEVEVSDEGANVKWMKDGVELSRDGKYRFKKDGTKHWLIINEATTEDIGTYYVYTSGGESKAELEVEERELEVLQSIADLTVKAAEQAVFKCEVSDEKVTGKWFKDGVEVVASDRIKMSHIGRTHKLVISDVKPEDAGDYTFVPDGYALSLSAKLNFLEIKIDYVPRQEPPKIHLDATGSMVNKNTIIVVAGNKLRFDVDITGEPPPTVAWKKGDMEISQAEGRVRVETRKALSCFVIEGAERSDEGLYHITVTNPAGEDKADVFVKIVDVPDPPENVKCLGVGEDSASIEWEPPKFDGGVPVKGYLMERKKKGSSRWTKLNFDIYESTTYEAKKMIEGVFYEMRVFAVNGIGISQPSANSQPFMPIAPTSEPTRLTVDDITDGTCALKWLPPERIGAGGLDGYFIEYCVEGATEWVKANETPVEKNSFRVRGLPVGEKMLFRVTAVNRAGLSPWAVLAQAVTIREIVESPKIRLPRHLRTKFIRQVGEKVNLVIPFQGKPRPMVTWLKDGAPVDTGLVNIRTSDKDTILFIRQSAREHSGLYTLCVQIENMKDKANLEIQIVDKPGPPMAVTVTDVWGFNAALEWKPPKDNGNTDIIGYTVQKADKKTKEWFTVLEHNRRPSCTVSDLVMGNEYFFRIFSENICGMSEEAGLSKNTAVIAKTGLQYKPQPYKEKDMNSSPKFITPLVDRSVVAGYSAAISCAVRGCPKPKIIWMKNKMIIGEDPKFLMQNNQGVLTLNIRKPSLFDCGKYTCKAINDLGEDEVECRLEVRVVTEKEEAKK, from the exons TTTACACGTTTTCTCTGACTCTGCCGGTAGAACATGTCCCAGGAGAAGAGTCTCAGATGTCTGAGATAAGTGGTCTGTTTGTGGAGAGGCCTCAGACTGTCGCTGCCATTAAAG GGAAGGATGTCACATTTGTGGCTAAGGTGGACTCCTCTCAGATGTTAAGAAAGCCAGCCGTTAAGTGGTTTAAGGGGAAATGGCTGGATCTGGCCAGCAAGGCTGGAAAACACTTGCAGTTCAAAGAAACCTATGACAGGAACACAAAG atttaCACCTATGAGATGACCATCGTTAAGGTCGTAGATGGAGATGCTGGAGGTTATCGCTGTGAGGTCACGTCCAAAGACAAGTGTGACACCAGCGCATTTGATGTTACTGTCGAAG CTGCTGAGGAGACACAGCAAACAAACATTTTGGAGGCGTTCAAGCGATC GGGAGATGCAGGAGAGGATGCAGGTGACCTGGACTTCAGTGCTTTACTCAAGAAAAG GGAGAGGAAGCAGAAGGAGGAGCCTGAGGTGGATGTGGATGTGTGGGAGATTTTGAAAAATGCCAAACCATGTGATTATGAGAAGATTGCCTTTGAGTACGGCATCACTGATCTAAGAGGCATGCTTACAAGATTGAAGAAGATGAAGAAGGGGGAGCCCAAAAAAAGTGATG CTTTCCTAAAGAAGTTGGATCCTGCTTACTCTGTGGAAAAAGGAAAGAAGATACAGCTTAGCGTGGAGCTGACTGACCCTAATGCTCAAGTCAAATGGCTGAAAAATGGACAGGAGATCAAACCTTCGGCCAA ATATGTCTTTGAGAGTGTGGGTGGCATCCGCAAGCTCACTATAAACAAGTGCACCCTCGCTGATGATGCCGCGTACGAATGTGTGGTGGGAGAGGAGAAGAGTTTCACTGAGGTCTTTATCCAAG AACCGCCTGTCACCATCACTAAGATGTTGGATGATGCCCATGTGGTGGAGGGAGATAAAGTGGAGTTTGAGGTTGAAGTGTCTGACGAGGGAGCCAATGTCAAATG GATGAAGGATGGTGTGGAACTGAGCCGAGATGGAAAGTATCGCTTTAAGAAAGATGGGACAAAGCACTGGCTCATCATCAATGAAGCAACCACAGAGGACATCGGGACATACTATGTGTACACCAGCGGAGGGGAGTCCAAGGCAGAGCTTGAAGTGGAAG agagagAACTGGAAGTTTTGCAAAGTATAGCTGATCTGACAGTGAAGGCAGCAGAACAGGCCGTCTTCAAATGTGAAGTTTCTGATGAGAAAGTGACTGGCAAGTGGTTCAAGGATGGGGTTGAGGTTGTCGCCAGTGACCGCATCAAAATGTCACACATTGGCAG gacTCACAAGCTGGTTATCAGTGATGTAAAACCTGAGGACGCAGGAGATTACACGTTTGTGCCAGATGGCTATGCTCTTTCTCTTTCTGCCAAACTCAACTTCTTGG AGATCAAGATTGATTACGTTCCACGTCAAG AACCACCAAAAATTCACCTGGACGCCACCGGCAGCATGGTCAACAAAAACACCATTATCGTCGTTGCCGGAAACAAGCTCCGCTTTGACGTTGACATCACAGGCGAGCCCCCTCCCACTGTCGCATGGAAAAAAGGAGACATG GAGATTTCACAAGCAGAAGGACGCGTGAGAGTAGAGACCAGGAAGGCTTTGAGCTGTTTTGTTATTGAAGGGGCTGAAAGATCTGACGAGGGCCTCTATCATATCACTGTAACCAACCCAGCAGGAGAGGACAAGGCTGACGTTTTTGTTAAGATAGTTG ATGTGCCTGATCCACCAGAGAATGTGAAGTGTTTGGGAGTGGGAGAAGATTCTGCTTCTATTGAGTGGGAGCCACCCAAATTTGATGGTGGTGTTCCAGTGAAAG GTTACCTGATGGAGAGGAAGAAGAAGGGCTCCTCCAGGTGGACAAAGCTGAACTTTGACATCTACGAGTCCACAACCTACGAAGCTAAGAAGATGATTGAGGGTGTGTTCTATGAGATGAGGGTGTTTGCCGTTAATGGTATTGGCATCTCCCAGCCCAGCGCCAATTCTCAACCCTTCATGCCCATCG CTCCAACTAGTGAACCAACTCGCCTGACAGTGGACGACATTACAGATGGCACCTGTGCTCTAAAATGGCTTCCCCCTGAGAGGATTGGAGCTGGTGGTCTCGACGGTTACTTCATTGAATATTGTGTCGAGGGAG CCACTGAGTGGGTGAAGGCCAACGAGACACCCGTTGAGAAGAATAGTTTCAGGGTCAGAGGGCTGCCTGTTGGAGAAAAGATGCTGTTCAGGGTGACAGCTGTGAACAGGGCTGGCCTTAGCCCTTGGGCTGTGCTGGCGCAAGCTGTCACCATTCGGGAGATTGTTG AGAGTCCTAAAATCCGTCTCCCACGGCATCTCAGGACTAAGTTCATCAGACAAGTGGGTGAGAAGGTCAACCTTGTCATTCCTTTCCAG GGCAAACCCCGTCCGATGGTGACCTGGCTGAAGGATGGCGCACCAGTAGACACTGGGCTGGTGAATATCCGCACAAGTGACAAGGACACCATCCTGTTCATCAGGCAGTCAGCCAGAGAGCACTCTGGTCTGTACACCCTGTGCGTGCAGATTGAGAACATGAAGGACAAAGCAAATCTTGAAATCCAGATTGTAG ACAAGCCTGGGCCACCAATGGCTGTCACAGTCACTGATGTTTGGGGCTTCAATGCTGCTTTGGAGTGGAAGCCTCCAAAAGACAATGGCAACACTGATATTATTGGCTATACCGTCCAGAAGGCTGACAAGAAAACCAAG GAGTGGTTTACGGTTCTTGAACACAATCGCAGGCCGAGCTGCACTGTGTCTGATCTGGTGATGGGGAACGAGTACTTCTTCCGTATTTTCAGCGAGAACATCTGTGGCATGAGTGaggaagctggcctcagcaaaAACACAGCTGTCATCGCCAAAACAG GTCTTCAATACAAACCCCAACCCTACAAGGAAAAAGACATGAACAGCTCTCCGAAGTTTATCACTCCTCTGGTGGACAGGTCTGTTGTGGCAGGTTACAGCGCTGCCATCAGCTGTGCCGTCCGTGGGTGCCCGAAA CCAAAGATTATATGGATGAAAAATAAGATGATTATTGGAGAGGATCCAAAGTTTCTCATGCAGAATAACCAGGGTGTGCTGACTTTAAACATCCGTAAGCCCAGCTTGTTTGATTGCGGAAAGTATACATGCAAAGCCATCAACGACCTAGGAGAGGATGAAGTGGAGTGCAGGCTGGAGGTTCGAG tcgTAA
- the mybpc2a gene encoding myosin binding protein Ca isoform X1 has protein sequence MPEPKKPAAKEEAPPADKPAEDDDGRDELPEDEHVPGEESQMSEISGLFVERPQTVAAIKGKDVTFVAKVDSSQMLRKPAVKWFKGKWLDLASKAGKHLQFKETYDRNTKIYTYEMTIVKVVDGDAGGYRCEVTSKDKCDTSAFDVTVEAAEETQQTNILEAFKRSGDAGEDAGDLDFSALLKKRERKQKEEPEVDVDVWEILKNAKPCDYEKIAFEYGITDLRGMLTRLKKMKKGEPKKSDAFLKKLDPAYSVEKGKKIQLSVELTDPNAQVKWLKNGQEIKPSAKYVFESVGGIRKLTINKCTLADDAAYECVVGEEKSFTEVFIQEPPVTITKMLDDAHVVEGDKVEFEVEVSDEGANVKWMKDGVELSRDGKYRFKKDGTKHWLIINEATTEDIGTYYVYTSGGESKAELEVEERELEVLQSIADLTVKAAEQAVFKCEVSDEKVTGKWFKDGVEVVASDRIKMSHIGRTHKLVISDVKPEDAGDYTFVPDGYALSLSAKLNFLEIKIDYVPRQEPPKIHLDATGSMVNKNTIIVVAGNKLRFDVDITGEPPPTVAWKKGDMEISQAEGRVRVETRKALSCFVIEGAERSDEGLYHITVTNPAGEDKADVFVKIVDVPDPPENVKCLGVGEDSASIEWEPPKFDGGVPVKGYLMERKKKGSSRWTKLNFDIYESTTYEAKKMIEGVFYEMRVFAVNGIGISQPSANSQPFMPIAPTSEPTRLTVDDITDGTCALKWLPPERIGAGGLDGYFIEYCVEGATEWVKANETPVEKNSFRVRGLPVGEKMLFRVTAVNRAGLSPWAVLAQAVTIREIVESPKIRLPRHLRTKFIRQVGEKVNLVIPFQGKPRPMVTWLKDGAPVDTGLVNIRTSDKDTILFIRQSAREHSGLYTLCVQIENMKDKANLEIQIVDKPGPPMAVTVTDVWGFNAALEWKPPKDNGNTDIIGYTVQKADKKTKEWFTVLEHNRRPSCTVSDLVMGNEYFFRIFSENICGMSEEAGLSKNTAVIAKTGLQYKPQPYKEKDMNSSPKFITPLVDRSVVAGYSAAISCAVRGCPKPKIIWMKNKMIIGEDPKFLMQNNQGVLTLNIRKPSLFDCGKYTCKAINDLGEDEVECRLEVRVVTEKEEAKK, from the exons ATGATGATGGCCGTGATG AATTGCCTGAGGATG AACATGTCCCAGGAGAAGAGTCTCAGATGTCTGAGATAAGTGGTCTGTTTGTGGAGAGGCCTCAGACTGTCGCTGCCATTAAAG GGAAGGATGTCACATTTGTGGCTAAGGTGGACTCCTCTCAGATGTTAAGAAAGCCAGCCGTTAAGTGGTTTAAGGGGAAATGGCTGGATCTGGCCAGCAAGGCTGGAAAACACTTGCAGTTCAAAGAAACCTATGACAGGAACACAAAG atttaCACCTATGAGATGACCATCGTTAAGGTCGTAGATGGAGATGCTGGAGGTTATCGCTGTGAGGTCACGTCCAAAGACAAGTGTGACACCAGCGCATTTGATGTTACTGTCGAAG CTGCTGAGGAGACACAGCAAACAAACATTTTGGAGGCGTTCAAGCGATC GGGAGATGCAGGAGAGGATGCAGGTGACCTGGACTTCAGTGCTTTACTCAAGAAAAG GGAGAGGAAGCAGAAGGAGGAGCCTGAGGTGGATGTGGATGTGTGGGAGATTTTGAAAAATGCCAAACCATGTGATTATGAGAAGATTGCCTTTGAGTACGGCATCACTGATCTAAGAGGCATGCTTACAAGATTGAAGAAGATGAAGAAGGGGGAGCCCAAAAAAAGTGATG CTTTCCTAAAGAAGTTGGATCCTGCTTACTCTGTGGAAAAAGGAAAGAAGATACAGCTTAGCGTGGAGCTGACTGACCCTAATGCTCAAGTCAAATGGCTGAAAAATGGACAGGAGATCAAACCTTCGGCCAA ATATGTCTTTGAGAGTGTGGGTGGCATCCGCAAGCTCACTATAAACAAGTGCACCCTCGCTGATGATGCCGCGTACGAATGTGTGGTGGGAGAGGAGAAGAGTTTCACTGAGGTCTTTATCCAAG AACCGCCTGTCACCATCACTAAGATGTTGGATGATGCCCATGTGGTGGAGGGAGATAAAGTGGAGTTTGAGGTTGAAGTGTCTGACGAGGGAGCCAATGTCAAATG GATGAAGGATGGTGTGGAACTGAGCCGAGATGGAAAGTATCGCTTTAAGAAAGATGGGACAAAGCACTGGCTCATCATCAATGAAGCAACCACAGAGGACATCGGGACATACTATGTGTACACCAGCGGAGGGGAGTCCAAGGCAGAGCTTGAAGTGGAAG agagagAACTGGAAGTTTTGCAAAGTATAGCTGATCTGACAGTGAAGGCAGCAGAACAGGCCGTCTTCAAATGTGAAGTTTCTGATGAGAAAGTGACTGGCAAGTGGTTCAAGGATGGGGTTGAGGTTGTCGCCAGTGACCGCATCAAAATGTCACACATTGGCAG gacTCACAAGCTGGTTATCAGTGATGTAAAACCTGAGGACGCAGGAGATTACACGTTTGTGCCAGATGGCTATGCTCTTTCTCTTTCTGCCAAACTCAACTTCTTGG AGATCAAGATTGATTACGTTCCACGTCAAG AACCACCAAAAATTCACCTGGACGCCACCGGCAGCATGGTCAACAAAAACACCATTATCGTCGTTGCCGGAAACAAGCTCCGCTTTGACGTTGACATCACAGGCGAGCCCCCTCCCACTGTCGCATGGAAAAAAGGAGACATG GAGATTTCACAAGCAGAAGGACGCGTGAGAGTAGAGACCAGGAAGGCTTTGAGCTGTTTTGTTATTGAAGGGGCTGAAAGATCTGACGAGGGCCTCTATCATATCACTGTAACCAACCCAGCAGGAGAGGACAAGGCTGACGTTTTTGTTAAGATAGTTG ATGTGCCTGATCCACCAGAGAATGTGAAGTGTTTGGGAGTGGGAGAAGATTCTGCTTCTATTGAGTGGGAGCCACCCAAATTTGATGGTGGTGTTCCAGTGAAAG GTTACCTGATGGAGAGGAAGAAGAAGGGCTCCTCCAGGTGGACAAAGCTGAACTTTGACATCTACGAGTCCACAACCTACGAAGCTAAGAAGATGATTGAGGGTGTGTTCTATGAGATGAGGGTGTTTGCCGTTAATGGTATTGGCATCTCCCAGCCCAGCGCCAATTCTCAACCCTTCATGCCCATCG CTCCAACTAGTGAACCAACTCGCCTGACAGTGGACGACATTACAGATGGCACCTGTGCTCTAAAATGGCTTCCCCCTGAGAGGATTGGAGCTGGTGGTCTCGACGGTTACTTCATTGAATATTGTGTCGAGGGAG CCACTGAGTGGGTGAAGGCCAACGAGACACCCGTTGAGAAGAATAGTTTCAGGGTCAGAGGGCTGCCTGTTGGAGAAAAGATGCTGTTCAGGGTGACAGCTGTGAACAGGGCTGGCCTTAGCCCTTGGGCTGTGCTGGCGCAAGCTGTCACCATTCGGGAGATTGTTG AGAGTCCTAAAATCCGTCTCCCACGGCATCTCAGGACTAAGTTCATCAGACAAGTGGGTGAGAAGGTCAACCTTGTCATTCCTTTCCAG GGCAAACCCCGTCCGATGGTGACCTGGCTGAAGGATGGCGCACCAGTAGACACTGGGCTGGTGAATATCCGCACAAGTGACAAGGACACCATCCTGTTCATCAGGCAGTCAGCCAGAGAGCACTCTGGTCTGTACACCCTGTGCGTGCAGATTGAGAACATGAAGGACAAAGCAAATCTTGAAATCCAGATTGTAG ACAAGCCTGGGCCACCAATGGCTGTCACAGTCACTGATGTTTGGGGCTTCAATGCTGCTTTGGAGTGGAAGCCTCCAAAAGACAATGGCAACACTGATATTATTGGCTATACCGTCCAGAAGGCTGACAAGAAAACCAAG GAGTGGTTTACGGTTCTTGAACACAATCGCAGGCCGAGCTGCACTGTGTCTGATCTGGTGATGGGGAACGAGTACTTCTTCCGTATTTTCAGCGAGAACATCTGTGGCATGAGTGaggaagctggcctcagcaaaAACACAGCTGTCATCGCCAAAACAG GTCTTCAATACAAACCCCAACCCTACAAGGAAAAAGACATGAACAGCTCTCCGAAGTTTATCACTCCTCTGGTGGACAGGTCTGTTGTGGCAGGTTACAGCGCTGCCATCAGCTGTGCCGTCCGTGGGTGCCCGAAA CCAAAGATTATATGGATGAAAAATAAGATGATTATTGGAGAGGATCCAAAGTTTCTCATGCAGAATAACCAGGGTGTGCTGACTTTAAACATCCGTAAGCCCAGCTTGTTTGATTGCGGAAAGTATACATGCAAAGCCATCAACGACCTAGGAGAGGATGAAGTGGAGTGCAGGCTGGAGGTTCGAG tcgTAA